From Cystobacter fuscus DSM 2262:
GCCGCGGATGGCGGCCCGGCGGGAGTGCGAGGCACGCCTCGCGGACATCGCCCACCTTCGTGCGGAGCGCTCCCGGGAGCTATGGCGGCGCATGGCCCACTGCTATGTGATTCCCAATGCGCGCGGAGAGCGCCTGCCGCTGGCCGCGCTGTTCGCGCCCCAGCCACCTCCTGGAGGCGCTGGAGACTGCGCCGCGCCCAAGCTGCTGGCGTTCGCCTATCGCCATCACCTCAAGCCCCTGGCGCTCGCCGAGTTCTGGTGGGGTGCGTCCCCGCTCAAGGGGACCCGGCGGTCCGGCGCGTACTACCCGGCGTGTGACAGCAAATGCGGCAAGCTCCTGCCGTACATGCTCGAAGGGCTCGCGGTGGAGCCCGCGCCCCCGCGGCCGGTGGCCATCCTCGAGGAGCCACGAGTCCTTCACGAGGATCCGTGGCTGCTCGTCATCGACAAACCCCACGGACTGCCTTGCGTGCCCGGTCGTCACTCGCCCGCACGGGACTCGGTGCTCGTCCGGCTCCAGCGGCGGTTTCCGGAGCTCTCCAGTTCCCTCTTCGTCCATCCGCTGGAGCCGGAGTCCTCTGGCCTCGTGTTGCTCGCGCGGGACTCCGCCACGCAGGCGTCCCTCCAGCGTCAATTCGCGCGCCGCGAGGCCGAGCATCGTCACGTGGCGTGGGTGGACGGCCTCCTCGGGGGTGAGCACGGGAGCGTCGAGCTTGCCCTTCGCGGCACCTCCACGGGCGCGCTCGAGGTGCTCGCCGATGGACTGCACGGCAAGCGGGCTGTCACGGAATGGCGCGTCTGCGGAGCGAGCGATGCCCGCACGCGCGTGCTCCTCTGGCCCCGGACCCGGCATCCGCTTCAGCTGCGCATCCACACCGCGCATCCGCTCGGCCTGGGCGCACCCCTCGTCGGGGATGTCCGCTTCGGCCGCGAGGACACTCGGCTGATGCTCCACGCCGAGGGGCTGGGCTTCACCCACCCACGCACGGGCGTGCGGCTCGATTTCGACTCGCCCGCTCCCTTCTAGGGAAAGGGACCACGACGCCATGCGACGGGCGGGGCTCAGGGTTGCTCGTCTGGGGTCCTCCAACCGCCTCCCGCCGCGGGTACCAGGCGCGGCTCGCGCAGGAGCACGGCGAGCAGCTTGTCGAGCTCCTGCTGCTGGAAGGGTTTGAGGAGCCGGGGGTTGGACACCCGCGCCAGGAACTCGCGGGCGTTCTGCGTGAAGGCGCCGCCGGTCATGAAGATGATCCGGGCGGTCAGCTCGGGCGTGGTGCGTGAGAGCTCTTCGTGGAACTGCGCCCCGGTCATCTCCGCCATCATGAGATCACACAGGATGGCGTCGTAGGCGGTGTCGTCGCGCAGGTGTTCCAGCGCGCCGCGCGCATCATGGAAGACCGTGACGTCGTGCTCCGGTTTGAGGAGCAGCCGGAGGGACAGCGCGAACAGGGGCTCGTCGTCCACGATGAGGAGCCGGCCCCGGCGAGGGGCTTCCCGGCGCGGGGGGGAGGGGGACGCCGCGAGCCCGGCTGGTGCCACCGGGAGGCGGACGCGGAACACGCTCCCCCGTCCCGGCTCGCTCTCCACGCTGAGCTCGCCCCCGAGCGCCCTCACCAGGCCATGGCTGATGGACAGGCCGAGCCCGATTCCCTTCCCCACCGCCTTGGTCGTGAAGAACGGGTCGAAGACGCGGCCGAGCAGCTCCGCGGGGATGCCTTGCCCCGTGTCCCGCACCTCGATGCAGACCGTCCGCTCCTCGGCCCAGGTGCTCAGGCGGATTTCATGCTGGTCCGCGTGGCCCTCTGGAATGGCCTGGGCCGCGTTCACCAGCAGGTTGAGGAACACCTGGCCCAGCCGGGCGCTGTCCGCGAGGACGTCCGGGACCTGCCCATACTCGCGCACCAGCCGGGCCCGGTGGCGCAGCTCCCCCGAGGCCATCTTCACGGACAGCTCGAGCACCTGCCTCACGTCGATGGGGCCCGGGGGTTGCTCGTCCGGGTGGGAGAAGGAGCCAAGGTCGCGCACGATGCCCTGGATGCGCTCGGCCCCGACCCGGGCATCCATCAAGTACTTGAGGAGGGTGTCGAGCTGCTTCGGCGCGGACTCGGAGGAACTCATGAGCTGGCGCGTGGCGAGCTGGAGGTTGCCGAGGACGAAGGCGAGCGGGTTGTTGAGCTCGTGGGCCACTCCCGCCGCGAGCGTGCCCACGGTGGCCAGCCGCTCGGTGAGGCTCAGGCGCAACTGCATCTGACGCAGCTCGGTGATGTCGATCAGGACCGTACGGCACAGCAGGCCGTGGGGCGCCCCACCGTCGAAGGGCGCGCTGTGGAGCCGGACCAGGAGCCGGTCCTCGCCCACCCGCAGCGCCAGCTCCGTGCTCAGCGTCTCACCCGAGAGGCACTGACGCACGTGATCGAGGAAGCGGCCCAGGTCCCGCGGTTCCACGAAGGGAGTGAGGGGCTGGCCCAGCAGCAGGGGACGCTCGCGCCGCAGCAGGCGGGCCCCGGTGAGGTTGAGCTCGCGCAGACAGCCCCGGCCATCCAGGCTCATGCAGGCCATGGGAGCGAAGTCGTAGAGGTCCACGTAGCGGCTGCGCGACTCCTCCAACTCGTGCTGGGTCTCCCGGAGCTCGCGGTTCTGCATCTCGAGTTCGAGCTGGTGTCGTTGCAACTCCCTGAGCAAGCGCTTGAGTTCGTTGGCCGCCAGGGGCGTGGAGTCCAGGGATTCCAACGCCTGCGCCAACTCGGCCTTGGACAGGCTCGCATACTCCGGCATGGATGCTCCCGGTGAGAGGCAATCTCTACCATCGATACGAAGGGGAGAGCCATCCCCCCCTCCCGCCGCCAGGGCTTATGTCTGCTCGGTGACGTCCGAGATGGAGAGCAGGATGCGTTGTGTTCCCAACTCCCGGCCGGAACTCCGGCGGGCGTTGAGCAGCATGCGCCGGTGGCCGATTTGATCGAAGTCGTGCTCCACCACGAAGTCGCGCAGCCGGGCGTTGCGCGGGAGGACCTCCTCCAGCAGCAATCGCAACTGGGGAATGTCCCACTGGCCATTGCCGAGCTGGTAGACGAGCTGGCCCAGGGTCCGCGCCTCGGTCACCTGGAAGGCCTCGTAGAAGGCGGGGTTGGCGGTGAGCACCCGGAGGTGGCCGTCGAGCACCAGGAACGGCTCGCGCATCGTCTCCACGAGGGCTTCCGCGTACTCCCTGGCCTGGTGGGCGTCCTCGAGGCTGTGCTTGAGCCGGTCGACGTCCAGCAGCGTCATCACGACGCCGTCGAGCTTGTTGTCCAACGTCTTGTAGGGGCGCAGCCGCAGCGAGTACCAGTGCCCGTCGCGAGCGCGCACCTCCCGCTCGAAGGGGGTGAGCTGGCGGGTGACCTGCGAGACCGCGCGCTCCAGGTCGGTCAGCTCGAGGGGGACGGGCAGGTCGAGCAGCGAGCGGCCCATGTCGCCGGCGCTCAGTCCGAGCACCTCCTGCGCCATGGGGGTGAAGCGGCGGATGCGCAGGTCGTCGCCCAGCATGATGGTGGCGATCTGCGTGCTGCCCAGCAGGTTGTTCAGGTCGCTGTTGAGCTGGCTGAGCTCGAGGTTGCGGTTCTGCAATTCCTCGTTGAGGGTGGTGAGCTCCTCGTTGGTGGACTGGAGCTCCTCCTTGGCCGTCTCCAGCTCCTCGTTGGTGGATTGGAGCTCCTCGTTGCTGGACTGGGCCTCCTCGTGGGCGGCGCGCAGCTGCTCGGAGGTGCTCTCCTGTTCCTGCAACAGCGTCTGCAGGTGCTGGCGGGTGGTGCGCAGCTCCTCGCGCAGCGACTCCAACTCCTGGCGGGTGGCGGCGCGCTGGCCGCGAACCTCCTGCACCCTGGCTCCGCGGGGCGCGGTGGAGGCGGGGGGCACCGGGGCCTCCTCGAAGAGGACGAGGTAGTAGTGCTCCCGGTTGTCCGAGGAGGCTTGCAGCAGGTTCACCTCGAGGTTGATGCGCCGCTCGCCCTCCCGTCCGGACACCCGCACCTGCTCCTTGCGCACCCGGCTGGTGCCCCGCTGGACCTGGCGGATGGCCGCGCGCAGTTCCAGCGCCAGGCCCTCGCGCGCCATCTTCAGCAGGTTCAAGCTCGCGGCTCCGGCAAGGGGCTCGAGATAGGGGCCGGTGTGCCCGCGGAAGTGGAGGATCTCCAGCGCGTCGTTGATGATGACACCCGGGGGCCCATACGAGGCGAGGACGAGCCGGTCCGCCTCCCGCTGGGGATCCTGCTCCGCCGCGCCGCGCCTGGACGGAAGGGGCGTGTCCTCGCGCCGCTCGGT
This genomic window contains:
- a CDS encoding RluA family pseudouridine synthase, with the protein product MVGRGGSFRSGTSDVSDDSVSDADVPRTVTFFEGPPAPGDVPARLASPFDPGPPGPLARRSAEALQQRLHQERARWESLWRPGGGKMFGVLVVEAPGGRLGSLCAFSGMLEGAWNVEGFVPPLFDAAAREAFWPAGEAELAVLEQRHAQALHEASREPRMAARRECEARLADIAHLRAERSRELWRRMAHCYVIPNARGERLPLAALFAPQPPPGGAGDCAAPKLLAFAYRHHLKPLALAEFWWGASPLKGTRRSGAYYPACDSKCGKLLPYMLEGLAVEPAPPRPVAILEEPRVLHEDPWLLVIDKPHGLPCVPGRHSPARDSVLVRLQRRFPELSSSLFVHPLEPESSGLVLLARDSATQASLQRQFARREAEHRHVAWVDGLLGGEHGSVELALRGTSTGALEVLADGLHGKRAVTEWRVCGASDARTRVLLWPRTRHPLQLRIHTAHPLGLGAPLVGDVRFGREDTRLMLHAEGLGFTHPRTGVRLDFDSPAPF
- a CDS encoding hybrid sensor histidine kinase/response regulator, with translation MPEYASLSKAELAQALESLDSTPLAANELKRLLRELQRHQLELEMQNRELRETQHELEESRSRYVDLYDFAPMACMSLDGRGCLRELNLTGARLLRRERPLLLGQPLTPFVEPRDLGRFLDHVRQCLSGETLSTELALRVGEDRLLVRLHSAPFDGGAPHGLLCRTVLIDITELRQMQLRLSLTERLATVGTLAAGVAHELNNPLAFVLGNLQLATRQLMSSSESAPKQLDTLLKYLMDARVGAERIQGIVRDLGSFSHPDEQPPGPIDVRQVLELSVKMASGELRHRARLVREYGQVPDVLADSARLGQVFLNLLVNAAQAIPEGHADQHEIRLSTWAEERTVCIEVRDTGQGIPAELLGRVFDPFFTTKAVGKGIGLGLSISHGLVRALGGELSVESEPGRGSVFRVRLPVAPAGLAASPSPPRREAPRRGRLLIVDDEPLFALSLRLLLKPEHDVTVFHDARGALEHLRDDTAYDAILCDLMMAEMTGAQFHEELSRTTPELTARIIFMTGGAFTQNAREFLARVSNPRLLKPFQQQELDKLLAVLLREPRLVPAAGGGWRTPDEQP